The Vigna radiata var. radiata cultivar VC1973A chromosome 6, Vradiata_ver6, whole genome shotgun sequence DNA segment AAAGTTTTCACTGTTATTCATCACTTGTGTTGGTCCTATGAGAccattgtgaaaaaaaaaaatttaaatgtaccTCAAAACTATTATATGATAATCATTATCTAACACAGATATCATGctgccaaaaaaaaaactaaactctatttaaattccttttttaaagctaacaatttattttacaattaaccCGTATCGTTGAACttgtagaaaaatataaaacatggtATCTTCGATTTCTTGGAAAAGGTATTCaaaatttttcttacaaaaccaagaactttttttttaaaaaaaataaaaaagatgataATGTATCTTCTTAAATACTTTGAgggaaaatagtttttttaaatttcaagatGCATATTTAAATGGGAAACTAAAACATATTCTTTGGTCTCCAACTTCTTGTTTTGAATGGTAGAAAGTCATGATGatatagttttgttttatcttaAAAGAATGTCAATTCCtataaattgcaatttggaatTTTATGGTTAtgaataatcatttaaaaactaTACGCTTTTGAATCTACACACTTATAAAATGAAACAACATTTGCAATTTATTGGTTATCTTGATGTGACTATTTTTTAATCTACATATTGtcataattatttaagaaaacatgTTCATCATACTGGAACAAGCATAAAGCAAAACCATTAATTGTATTTATCATTCTTATTGAAATGGAGAAGAGTTATATGAATCAAACTACTGTTTCAACTTCTAACAACAAATAATACTTTCTAGATCAAATGAGCAATGTGGTATTTCTACTACTATTTACTGATATTATGATGATTTGGTTGAACGTTTATAACCCTAACTTTATTACATTTAGcttccatttattttatataactcatttagggttaaatatgtttttagtccctatattatTAAGCGGTTTTGATTTTAAtccttcttttaaaataaggtacattttagtcctcctttttaaggaaactttgattttagtcctccaaaactaacacgGTTAACTTTTCGCTGAGCTTGCTAATGGGGAGTGccatgccttttttttttctgacactgGGTCATTTTTTCCTCCCTTATCCAGCACTTCTCCACTTCCCCTACGTCATCCATGACCTCCTTTTCGGCCACGTCACCCACCTTCCCACCACACCCTGTGATGACTCTTCCTCCGCTGTCCCCACCCTCCTTGCCACCGTCATCGGCTTCCTCTGTTCCCCCTCTTTCCAGGAATCCTCAAGCGTTGTCATCACCTCCACACTCCACCCTCACTCCTCCGTCCTCGGGTGGTTCTTCACTCATCACCGATCCGCCCTCTGCCCCTCCATGCGCGAGATCTCCTTCACCTCCTCCCTCTCGTCTCTCTCTCAATTCTCTACCTCAATCGATAACTCAAACCCAAACCTAAAGTCAAATTCCCCTAGAATCAACTCCATGGTAAAGCAGCAGAGAGGGAAATGAAAGATGAATCTGAAATTATTGAATCAGAGAAATCCTATGAACAACAACACAATTACAAGATCGAAGAGAGAAAAGGGTAACACGGGTTTATGGAAAAAGGTTACTATTTGAGAATCTTCTAAGTTTGAAAGAGAGTGAGTGTTGAGAAGCGTATGAGAGAGAAGGGTTTTATAAGAATCACAATGGGGCGCACATGGTCTTCCCCCTTTTGTCTCTATAATGGATGCCATAAAACCTGCCATAGGTGGAGATGATATAAGGGTATCATCATTTGTTGATTACTCTGCCCCTGTCACAAGCTCATCATCTCTCAATTCCAATGGAAGCATGGGTTTTAATGATTTAGATTTTACAGTTGTAGAACCTCAATTGAGGGCTCTCATTGTATCTAATCTACCAAATTCAGAAAGTCAGAGTTATGATCAAGATAAATGGAAGAACAACGTACAAAATAGTTTGATGCAACAACACCACCAACAAAACTATCCATGTGAAATTCCTAGCAATTctcaaagtgaaaaatgtgcATATATTGGTATGGAGCAACCTCTTCACAGTTCAAGCAAGTTCTCATCTGATGTCCAACCTGTACTATTTGTACTACAATCATCTAGGTATACACCTCCATTATATGCTACAACAACAGCTTATATGACCTCAACAAATCCCttttacactaattttcaaGCTTCAGGTATATATTATCCACCGTATCTAGGTGCATATCCCTTTAGTCCCATAGTTGTTCCTCCGTATATTGTTGCATACCTTCTTCATTGTTTTGTACCACTTGTTGATGGGGCTACTTATTTCTCACTGATTTTGAGATTCgtgaaaaaaattgatttaagagAAAGTGTTGAAATTATGAATTGGAAAAAACCATGTTCTTAGAAAGAGGTCCTGCACAGTGAGGGCATCGAATATTTTCATTGAAATCGTGACTAAGGTTTATGCCTGTCATGTTCCTCTGCTCTTGTCACCTGAATGGTTCGGTTCGGTCGGTGTTGTAGGAACTAGAAATGATTGAAACAATGGCTTTATGGTGGTGTCAGGGTGGAGGCTGAGGCAGAGAGAGGGAGGATGGTTGTATGGGTGGGAAAGGTGTTGATTTGGATTTTGCAAAAGCAAGGAGTGGTGAAGGGATGCACCCCGTAGAGTGGAGGGGGTTTGGTTGGAGAGTGAAGTTTCAGAATCAGAGATTTTCAATTTCCAACGTGGCATGAAACATTGACACACTATTAGCCAAATTAGCGAAAAgttaacggtgttagttttagaggattaaaatcaaagttttcaagagaggaggactaaaatgtaccttactttgaaagagagactgAAACCAAAACCTCTTGATAATATGaggaataaaaacatatttaaccctatatattAGTGATATTGGGACTCAATGTTAATATTCAAGAGCAAGAGAATGTAAGGCTTCGAGCatcacataattttattttattgtcttccaatttcttaaacaaaattaagacgTATAGTTGGTAAAGAATTATTAGAGAATAAAAATACATGCGATTTTTACAAAGTGTTGGAgataatattacatatatattcaattttaactaaaaaaatatataaacaagttGTGAAGGTGAATATTTAAATCTTACATCTCACCTACAACTTTAcataatgattaatttattactttctatattaaatattttatatgattaatttgaATACTCCatgtatgaattttatattatcttgcttcattttctttctcttcctttaaAACAGAGTCGTTGAACATAATAAAGGAAATTACCGTTGTATGAGAAGTGATCAAAGTTTAGTTAAAGGAACTAGTtcagcttcttctttttcttgtcgTTTTTAAGTCAAGTGtaaaaagttttttcttttttgcagaTGGTGTTTTCAGCAtgcaatttaattttctaaattatgttGTTATTACTTTTAGAgtttattaattagttttttcatTGTGTTAGCGAAGTATGAAATGCTAAAAAAACTTCTTCGTATTACATGGAGTTTGTAGAGATGACAAATTTCGTTGTCCACTTAATTCTTACTTAACCACTGTTCTACCCGTTCTTTATAACtatgattttctttatttaaaaattgtaatggTGAGGAGCCACATGAAAGCACATGCTTCAACACTTTTGGATACTGTACGGTCATAATTTTGGAAGAACACCTCATCACCGATTAGAGACGGAGATTTTAACCTGATTATGAGTAGAGTTAAGACTTCTTAAAGTCTGCATTGGACTAATTTACTTCAAATTAAGTAATATTTTCTATAAGTTTAGGGATAttgcaaaaattatttaatatccaGCAAAAGATAACATATGTTTccaatattttaagatatataagttgattatttaatatgtaactATATTAACTATAACTGAAAGATAATTCAAATGAATGAACAACTTCATCTTTAATTTGgtcatatttaatttagttctaCCAAtgacaaatattaaatttagtttaatcaTGTATAGAGTTATTAGACAAGTTATCTTTATAGAATCTATAGTTTATTTATGAGTtggattttaatttcaattacaCAAAATACACactataatatttaagaaatatctATGCAGTTAAACTAAtgaatttaaattcaattaagatAACTAAGATTAAGTATTCTAAAagtgtataaaaatattttcatcaaatgCTTTAGTTTGAGGTTACTTAAGCTTTGAATCAAAACAATGATATTCACCATGGGACAGTAAACCTTTATCttgcttaaaaaaataatggttaAACTTCTTATTTATGTGAGTTTTTCTCCGTTAGATTTTCGTCTTATCGATTTtgtcaatttaataatttttaatgaaaaattgactcaattaGGTCATTGTTGTTAAATTGACTTAATAGGATTAGGTTTTTTATGATTTGGGACGTTGACTTAGTAAGTTTTTTATATGTGACATTGACAAAGCTCTATACGTAGAATTTGAGAacatttaacatattaaaatttggGATTTCTcgaatgtaaaatttaattaggaGTTAGGGttcattgaaattgaaataggGTTTGTCAGTATGTCAAAAAAGGTTTTTTACACCAGTTAAAAAAGGCTTTTTAGACTGGTTTTCGAAAGCGTTTAGAAGTAGGGCTATAGAAAGTTTTCGTTTTTTTACACCGGTGTAAAATGTTTAACTTTTTACACCAGTTTTGTCGATAATAGGTATTAATATTCTGGGAACAAGTATAAAAGTTCCCCTTCGTTGCTAGGAAAAAACTCACTTTTTATGCCTGTTGGTGCTAGAACAGGTACAAAAGGGTCTCACTTTTATACCTGGTGGTGTTTTTTACACCTCTTCTGACTTTAACCGGTATAAaatgtgacattttttttaatatttgatttgtatgTGCTACTATCCATATCTAGAGCTGCATAAAATTCAATCCCAGAATACAGTCTAAATAATCAATAACaagcaaaataatcaatattatttctattaacacatcaaaatgtaatatttaccTAACAAAGTTCCCAAATATATTTACCTAACATAGTTACTTAAAATAGTTACACATAAAATAGTTCGTAAACTTAAAAcgtaatattaaaacatataattatttacaaatggTTAAAAGAAATGCAGCCCAGTGCTCCCGAACATTCTTTTTGACATGTTGCTCCGTTGGAGACGTGTCATCAAATTTCTACACAAtcattagtgcaaaaacaacTTACAATGTCAAATATTTTGGACTATTCACGTCGAATTTGAGGTTGACGTCATATTGGAAGATGTTAAATTGACgttgaattttgtcaatatatcaCATATAAATTAACgttgaattttgtcaatatacgacgttaatcaatcttttttttttttgttttttttaattaattgtgatccttttttacaattctacgagacctgaaaagcagaaaaacaacaaatttcagtttttgctattttataaaacatgaatTATGAACGTATAGTGTACTattaacaacaaacaacaataaccaacaacaaataagttcaaccaaacaacaacaacaaataagttcaaccaaacaaaaataacaaataagttcaaccaaacaagatcatcaaacaagtttaacaaaaacaacaacaaataagttcagcaaataaattcttcaaaacgaaaatgaaaactaaccttcaaaaagGTGAGTTCGTCGAAATAAAATGTCGCACTAGTGAgaaagaaagcaaaatacaCCTACAGAagacaaaaatacaaaaataatcgatcaaaacaacataaaataattagttaacaTACATTtgtatgaaataaaagaaaaattacatcgAATTGTTAAAACATGCCTAGTGCAAGCAAGATAAAGGAAAAGGATAAATTATAGAAACCTATGAAGGTTCATTGAGAAAACATAGGATGTAATAAGCAATAGTCGAATATTATTTTCAGTAACATGAAAGTGAGACACAATTTGACCGCTATCAGGATGGTTAAAAACATTAACAACTTACATCTAATTATTTGGTTAAAACATTttgtttacattaaataaaccttttatttattttatttcaaaggaATTAAagttctaaaaattaattatgttatctaTTACTGTTAACATAAATATTTCTCTTTATAGCTACTTTCTAATAATTTGTAGTGGACTTTTATCAAtgtaattcattttattttttcatttttaaattttataatcattttttaaaatttaactaagtatttataataaaaaatactacttataatttaatcacaaagctatttatttattaaatatatacctttcataaaaataacaatatttttattctaataattgtaataaaaatagaaaataaattgtcTTTTCAGTTATATTTTCaagataattttagaaaagaaacgAAAAACTGCAAAGATGTCTTGTATTGGACTAGATATTTCGAGAGAAATCCAACGTGCGGAGCAAggcaattaaattaaaaaaagaaaagcaaaatataaatataaaaatgaaaagccAAGTTTAACAGTGTTCTTCAACTCAGCCCTCTTTCCGTTTGCCGGCAGAACAGAACCCTATTCGAATTTTGCATTTATTTCTCGAAGATTTTAGCATAATGGCAAGTTCTTCAtcgtttttcttcaaattttcttctttttattccaATTTCTAACAGGGAACCATCCTCAACCATTACAATATTTCGCCAATTCAATTTTAGATTCAAAAGAGCTGTTTTTTCTACAGATATgatcatgctttttctttttatgttgtcCTTGTTACTTGATTTGAAGCCCCTCTTTCCCCTTTATCTCTTTGCCCACCTTTTTATATCTTCACTATCGGTTTGCCTAATTTCTTACACAACGTTGACAAGTTGTTTATATATTGGAATTTTTTGTAGTCTTCAAATTTTGTTTGGGGCTCTGGAATTCGAGGGGGTTGGGGGATAGAGTCTTATGTTGATGTTCTGAAAACAGAACCTGGATTGTTATCCTTGTTGTTCTGTGCATTAGGTTTGTATCCTTGTTTCGTAGGCTAGCATAGTTTGAACATTTTGTTTTCTGTCTATACAGTAATCAGCAGAGGTTAGgggataatttttttattatatataagtttgtTGATTTTTGTATTGCCTTTGGGTTGTGGTACTGAAACTGAAAATTTTGAACAGACTTCACCATTGGCGGCTGGGCTTGCAGTGGCAGCTGCGGCTTATGTAGGTAGATATGGTATCGTGGCTTGGCAGGCATTCAAGGCTAGACCGCCTAGGATGCGTAGATTTTATGAAGGTGGTTTTCAGGCTACCATGACTAGGAGGGAAGCAGCTCTTATACTGGGTGTTAGGTAATTCCATTTCTGTTTGAAGATTCTAATGTGTTAGATTGAATTTAAGACACTGGAAATGGAGAAAATGGCCTACTAAAATGTAAAATTCTGTTTGTGACAATGGTTTTCACGGTGTTTATTATGACCTTTTCCTTTCGGGGCTTGTTTATGATATTACTTGAATTGGGATAGTGATATTTCTTGTGATGTCTTTACAATCCTGTTCGTATGTATACCAAACTTGTAATAAAAGTTAAGTCTCTTCATGGTAAAATCATATGACACAAGTCCTGTCGTAACCAGTGTTTGAGTTTTGGTTGATATCTCAAAGTATGTGATAAAAAGGAATAGAAGGTCCCAGACAACAGTTGCCACCATCTTATTATGTCAAATATTGGCTATGCTTGCATCTTCAAAGCATGTTCATAGAGTGTAG contains these protein-coding regions:
- the LOC106763165 gene encoding mitochondrial import inner membrane translocase subunit TIM14-3 isoform X3, which produces MTSPLAAGLAVAAAAYVGRYGIVAWQAFKARPPRMRRFYEGGFQATMTRREAALILGVRERTPTDKIKEAHRRVMVANHPDAGGSHYLASKINEAKDMLLGKTKGGGSAF